One genomic window of Actinoplanes lobatus includes the following:
- a CDS encoding PSP1 domain-containing protein, which yields MGMLCAVSFNRYGRLYYLDPAGFTPAVGDRVLVPTDDGPEVAECVWAPQWVDEDTSGFPKVAGLADDRDLSRDEQLRKRKAEAKVAAKKLIKAHDLPMKVVAVDHVLDQPGNGGARTTIYFTAPHRVDFRSLVRDLGATLHCRVELRQLSARDSARVQGGIGSCGRDLCCATFLTDFEPVTIRMAKDQDLPLNPLRISGACGRLMCCLKYEHPLYQQFQASAPAIGSRVTTPEGDGRVVAHSVPKDAVVVRMDADGSRCSCSRASVCAPRQAHDAHYNAE from the coding sequence ATGGGCATGCTGTGCGCGGTCAGTTTCAACCGTTACGGCCGCCTCTACTACCTCGATCCAGCCGGCTTCACCCCGGCCGTCGGTGACCGCGTCCTGGTCCCGACCGACGACGGTCCCGAGGTGGCGGAGTGCGTCTGGGCGCCGCAATGGGTCGACGAGGACACCTCGGGTTTCCCGAAGGTCGCCGGTCTGGCGGACGATCGTGACCTGAGTCGCGACGAGCAACTCCGCAAGCGCAAAGCCGAGGCCAAGGTCGCCGCCAAGAAGCTGATCAAGGCCCACGACCTGCCGATGAAGGTCGTGGCCGTCGACCACGTCCTGGACCAGCCCGGCAACGGCGGCGCCCGCACGACGATCTACTTCACCGCCCCGCACCGGGTCGACTTCCGCTCCCTGGTCCGCGACCTGGGCGCCACCCTGCACTGCCGGGTGGAGTTGCGGCAGCTCTCGGCCCGCGATTCGGCCCGGGTCCAGGGCGGCATCGGCTCATGCGGCCGCGACCTCTGCTGCGCCACCTTCCTGACCGATTTCGAGCCGGTCACCATCCGCATGGCAAAGGATCAGGACCTCCCCCTGAACCCGCTGCGAATCTCCGGCGCGTGCGGCCGCCTGATGTGCTGCCTCAAATACGAACACCCTCTGTACCAGCAGTTCCAGGCCTCAGCCCCGGCCATCGGCTCCCGCGTGACCACCCCCGAGGGCGACGGCCGGGTGGTGGCCCACAGCGTCCCCAAGGACGCGGTCGTGGTCCGCATGGACGCCGACGGCTCCCGCTGCTCCTGCAGCCGCGCCTCGGTCTGCGCTCCCCGCCAGGCCCACGACGCCCACTACAACGCCGAGTAG
- a CDS encoding metallophosphoesterase has translation MAIVPRQHPARPETNEPNRPRSLDPQELGFTRKGPIGWLAPLLLLSTGLRAVLHLFFGAYLDKRELQNALDGDVFDHSTTATGELWLDYVADLGDGFDATYSVAYLLSQEDLEVDGERLPRGRLLLMGGDQVYPLASGDGYENRMKGPYRAALPEAPAGAPRPTLFALPGNHDWYDGLTAFLRLFARRKDGHIGGWRTEQRRSYFAVKLPANWWLFAVDEQFGAYIDDPQLLYFEKAAEQVGPDDRVIIMTPSPTWVKAKDNPHAYDAVDYFIRTIVAPTQAQVRVLVSGDLHHYARFSGEDRELITCGGGGAYTLGTQNLPDHIMVPPKETLTRSRSRSLRYDLRASFPDAPTSWRMGWGVFHRILLRNAGFANLLGIIHTLTMLAMAGAASQGGNIQRLFSIPLVLMLVLIMAGTVAFAKPDGHARHWVLGVAHGLTQIVLAIGGTWVWLQLPFRDWPWPGPLAVAAFVYGPLIAILSSQVVALYLLIAARFGVNLNELFAGQGIEDAKSFLRMHITPDGSLTIHPIGIDRVCHDWVADPDGDPHASWLRPATPLTAHGIEPPIRID, from the coding sequence GTGGCCATCGTTCCTCGACAGCATCCTGCCCGGCCCGAGACGAATGAGCCGAACCGGCCACGCAGCCTCGACCCACAGGAGCTCGGCTTCACCCGGAAAGGGCCGATCGGCTGGCTGGCGCCGTTGCTCCTGCTCAGCACCGGGTTGCGGGCGGTGTTGCACCTGTTCTTCGGGGCGTACCTGGACAAGCGTGAGCTGCAGAACGCGCTGGACGGCGACGTCTTCGACCACTCCACCACGGCGACCGGCGAGCTGTGGCTGGACTACGTGGCCGACCTGGGGGACGGGTTCGACGCCACGTACTCGGTGGCCTACCTGTTGTCGCAGGAGGACCTGGAGGTCGACGGCGAGCGGCTGCCCCGCGGCCGGCTGCTGCTGATGGGTGGCGACCAGGTGTACCCGCTGGCCAGCGGCGACGGCTACGAGAACCGGATGAAGGGCCCGTACCGTGCGGCTCTTCCGGAGGCGCCGGCCGGTGCGCCGCGGCCGACCCTGTTCGCGCTGCCCGGCAACCACGACTGGTACGACGGGCTCACCGCCTTCCTGCGCCTGTTCGCCCGGCGTAAGGACGGGCACATCGGCGGCTGGCGTACCGAGCAGCGCCGGTCGTACTTCGCGGTGAAGCTGCCCGCGAACTGGTGGCTGTTCGCGGTGGACGAGCAGTTCGGGGCGTACATCGACGACCCGCAGCTGCTGTATTTCGAGAAGGCCGCCGAGCAGGTCGGCCCGGACGACCGGGTCATCATCATGACGCCGTCGCCGACGTGGGTGAAGGCGAAGGACAACCCGCACGCGTACGACGCCGTCGACTACTTCATCCGGACCATCGTGGCGCCGACGCAGGCCCAGGTGCGGGTGCTGGTGTCCGGGGACCTGCACCACTACGCGCGGTTCTCCGGGGAGGACCGGGAGCTGATCACCTGCGGTGGCGGTGGGGCCTACACGCTGGGCACCCAGAACCTGCCGGACCACATCATGGTGCCGCCGAAGGAGACGCTGACCCGCAGCCGCAGCCGCAGCCTCCGGTACGACCTGCGCGCCAGTTTCCCGGACGCGCCGACCTCATGGCGGATGGGCTGGGGCGTCTTCCACCGGATCCTGCTGCGCAACGCCGGGTTCGCCAACCTGCTCGGCATCATCCACACGCTGACCATGCTGGCCATGGCGGGCGCGGCGAGTCAGGGCGGCAACATCCAGCGGCTGTTCAGCATCCCGCTGGTGCTCATGCTCGTACTGATCATGGCCGGAACCGTCGCCTTCGCGAAACCGGACGGCCATGCCCGGCACTGGGTCCTCGGGGTGGCACACGGCCTGACCCAGATCGTCCTGGCGATCGGCGGCACGTGGGTGTGGTTGCAGCTCCCGTTCCGCGACTGGCCATGGCCAGGCCCACTCGCGGTGGCGGCCTTCGTCTACGGCCCGCTGATCGCGATCCTCTCCAGCCAGGTGGTGGCGCTGTACCTGCTGATCGCCGCCCGCTTCGGCGTGAACCTCAACGAGCTTTTCGCCGGCCAGGGCATCGAGGACGCCAAGAGCTTCCTGCGCATGCACATCACGCCCGACGGCTCACTCACCATCCACCCGATCGGCATCGACCGGGTCTGTCACGACTGGGTGGCCGACCCCGACGGCGATCCGCACGCGTCCTGGCTGCGCCCGGCCACACCGTTGACCGCACACGGCATCG